The following coding sequences are from one Ruminococcus flavefaciens AE3010 window:
- a CDS encoding TIGR04086 family membrane protein: protein MRRHRRSLWTNSGLSVAAAVLLGLGCTLAAAALLAALLFYVMRDMSMAGAFAGAALSFGAYTGAYIYGKYRRRKGLFGGSLCGAVMYIVIAAAAFSISGEITGIKKLLLLTVFGAAGGVAGVNSKRPKKLRDQ, encoded by the coding sequence ATGCGCAGACACAGAAGAAGTCTTTGGACAAACAGTGGGCTGAGCGTGGCTGCGGCGGTTCTGCTGGGACTTGGTTGTACATTGGCTGCCGCTGCTTTACTTGCGGCGCTGCTGTTTTATGTTATGAGGGATATGTCTATGGCAGGAGCATTTGCAGGCGCAGCTCTTTCATTCGGCGCTTACACGGGAGCGTACATCTACGGCAAATACCGCCGCAGAAAGGGACTTTTCGGGGGCTCGCTCTGCGGAGCTGTTATGTATATCGTCATTGCAGCTGCGGCGTTCAGTATTTCGGGAGAGATCACGGGCATAAAAAAACTCCTCCTGCTTACCGTATTCGGTGCAGCAGGGGGAGTTGCAGGTGTCAATTCAAAGCGCCCAAAGAAGCTTCGGGATCAGTAG
- the yajC gene encoding preprotein translocase subunit YajC, translating to MNKKILSSLAAAVATAAMAGVSAMNAFADDAAGAANSQGTGQMSAGASMGGMLIPLVIMFALLYFVAIRPQKKRDKELKEMQQSLQVGDEIVTGGGIVGIVVSVGEDTVVIETGGAKHKLRIKNWAITENVTAMERMKEAKAGGKKTSGLETAAVVDDTAEDKKSKKKKEDEEE from the coding sequence ATGAATAAGAAGATATTATCATCTCTTGCTGCCGCTGTGGCTACAGCTGCTATGGCAGGAGTTTCAGCTATGAACGCTTTCGCTGACGACGCTGCGGGCGCAGCTAACAGTCAGGGAACAGGTCAGATGAGCGCAGGTGCAAGCATGGGCGGTATGCTCATTCCTCTCGTTATCATGTTCGCACTGCTCTACTTCGTTGCTATCAGACCTCAGAAGAAGCGCGACAAGGAGCTCAAGGAAATGCAGCAGAGCCTTCAGGTAGGCGACGAGATAGTTACAGGCGGCGGAATCGTCGGCATCGTTGTAAGCGTTGGCGAGGATACAGTCGTTATCGAGACAGGCGGCGCTAAGCACAAGCTCAGAATCAAGAACTGGGCTATCACCGAGAACGTTACCGCTATGGAGCGCATGAAGGAAGCCAAGGCAGGCGGCAAGAAGACTTCAGGTCTTGAGACTGCGGCAGTTGTTGATGATACTGCCGAGGATAAGAAGTCTAAGAAAAAGAAGGAAGACGAAGAAGAATAA
- the rplQ gene encoding 50S ribosomal protein L17, giving the protein MPGTRKLGRTSDHRKAMLRGMVTFLLENGQIETTVTRAKEVRAVAEKMITIGKNDDLHSKRQVFSYITKESVAKKLIDEIAPKYAERNGGYTQIIKIGPRHGDAAEMAIIKLV; this is encoded by the coding sequence ATGCCGGGTACAAGAAAACTGGGCAGAACATCTGATCATAGAAAGGCTATGCTCAGAGGCATGGTAACTTTCCTGCTTGAGAACGGTCAGATCGAAACTACCGTAACAAGAGCAAAGGAAGTTCGTGCAGTTGCAGAAAAAATGATCACTATCGGTAAAAATGATGATCTGCACTCCAAGCGTCAGGTATTCTCTTACATCACTAAGGAGTCCGTTGCTAAGAAGCTTATCGACGAGATCGCTCCAAAGTATGCAGAGAGAAACGGTGGTTACACACAGATCATAAAGATCGGTCCTCGCCACGGCGACGCTGCTGAAATGGCTATCATCAAGCTCGTTTGA
- a CDS encoding DNA-directed RNA polymerase subunit alpha, producing the protein MLEKINKPDIEIVELKSDGKYGKFVLAPLERGYGITLGNSLRRVLLSSLPGVAVTSVKLSGKDGTVHHELSTIPGVKEDVTEIILSIKGLTAKLYGEGPKTVYVEAEGECEITAGDIKTDSEVNILDPGMHIATLGKDAKLYMEITIDRGRGYVSAERNKKQINLPVDVIAVDSIYTPVLKVNYTVEDTRLGQVTDYDKLTMEVWTDGTISAKEALSQAANLLNEHLKLFIDLSEEAGLAEVLVEKDEKGKEKILEMTIEDLDLSVRSFNCLKRAGINTVDDLINKSEEEMMKVRNLGKKSFDEVKEKLQSLGFDLSSEEE; encoded by the coding sequence ATGCTGGAAAAAATTAATAAGCCTGATATTGAGATCGTCGAACTCAAAAGCGACGGCAAGTACGGCAAATTCGTTTTAGCACCGCTGGAGCGTGGATACGGTATTACACTTGGAAACAGCCTCAGACGTGTGCTGCTCTCCTCACTTCCTGGCGTAGCTGTAACATCTGTAAAGCTTTCGGGCAAGGATGGTACAGTTCACCATGAGTTGTCAACTATCCCCGGCGTTAAAGAAGACGTTACGGAGATAATCCTCAGTATCAAGGGACTGACCGCAAAGCTTTACGGTGAAGGACCTAAGACAGTGTATGTTGAGGCAGAGGGCGAATGTGAAATTACAGCAGGCGATATAAAAACCGACTCTGAGGTTAATATCCTCGATCCCGGTATGCACATCGCTACACTGGGTAAGGACGCAAAGCTCTATATGGAAATAACTATCGACAGAGGAAGAGGCTATGTTTCCGCAGAAAGAAACAAGAAGCAGATCAACCTCCCAGTTGATGTTATCGCTGTAGACAGCATATATACTCCTGTCCTCAAGGTAAATTATACCGTAGAGGATACGCGACTCGGTCAGGTCACCGACTATGACAAGCTTACCATGGAGGTATGGACAGACGGTACTATCTCCGCTAAGGAAGCTCTGTCACAGGCAGCCAATCTCCTCAACGAGCATCTGAAGCTGTTCATCGACCTCTCAGAAGAGGCTGGACTTGCTGAGGTCCTTGTTGAAAAGGACGAGAAGGGTAAGGAGAAAATCCTTGAGATGACCATTGAGGATCTTGACTTATCTGTACGTTCATTCAATTGCTTGAAGCGTGCAGGTATTAATACCGTAGATGACTTGATCAATAAGTCTGAGGAAGAAATGATGAAGGTTAGAAACCTTGGAAAGAAGTCCTTCGACGAAGTCAAGGAGAAGCTCCAGTCACTGGGCTTTGACCTTTCTTCAGAAGAGGAATAA
- the rpsD gene encoding 30S ribosomal protein S4, translating to MAVQKEPILKKCRYLGISPAVMGVSKKESIRFKNANNRKKISEYGLQLKEKQKLKFIYGVLEKQFRHYFSIAEKMEGKAGDNLLTVLESRLDSVVYRMGLALTRREARQLVVHSHYTVNGKKVNIPSYRVKVGDVIALREKDRTSDKFKATVEETKDRLVPVWLTANKDDFSATVNRLPSAEDIDYEVATHLIVELYSK from the coding sequence GTAATGGGCGTTTCAAAGAAGGAATCTATCCGTTTCAAGAACGCTAACAACAGAAAGAAGATATCTGAATACGGACTCCAGCTCAAGGAAAAGCAGAAGCTGAAGTTTATCTACGGCGTGCTCGAGAAGCAGTTCAGACACTACTTCTCAATCGCTGAAAAGATGGAAGGCAAGGCCGGTGACAATCTTCTCACCGTTCTCGAATCCAGACTCGACAGTGTTGTTTACAGAATGGGCCTCGCTCTCACAAGAAGAGAAGCAAGACAGCTCGTTGTACACAGCCACTATACAGTAAACGGCAAGAAGGTAAACATTCCTTCCTATAGAGTTAAGGTTGGCGACGTTATCGCCCTCAGAGAAAAGGACAGAACTTCCGATAAGTTCAAGGCAACAGTAGAAGAGACTAAGGACAGACTCGTTCCTGTATGGCTCACTGCTAACAAGGACGACTTCTCTGCTACAGTAAATCGTCTTCCCTCAGCTGAGGATATTGACTACGAGGTAGCTACTCACCTCATCGTCGAGCTGTACTCCAAGTAA